Proteins found in one Clostridium butyricum genomic segment:
- the murQ gene encoding N-acetylmuramic acid 6-phosphate etherase, with product MNKFNLESLVTESVNLDTLNIDRLSTMDILKTINNEDKKVASAVEKEIPKIEMAIEKITEAFKNNGRLIYIGAGTSGRLGVLDAVECFPTYGVSEDMIQGIMAGGKDAMFKAKEGIEDEKVQGQNDLEKIKFSSKDILVGIAASGRTPYVIGAMELAKQIGAFVISITSNSGSEMSKIAHIAIEVVTGAEVITGSTRMKAGSAQKMVLNMLSTVSMIKIGKVYGNLMVDLKPTNLKLLERAKRIVSLATNISKDEAEKYLNETDYDVKLSIFMIESGLDKESAKNLLEKNEGYISKALQNV from the coding sequence ATGAATAAATTTAATCTGGAAAGTTTAGTTACTGAAAGTGTAAATTTAGATACACTCAATATAGACAGGCTATCTACTATGGATATTTTGAAAACGATTAATAATGAAGATAAGAAGGTTGCTAGTGCAGTTGAAAAAGAAATTCCTAAAATAGAAATGGCTATTGAAAAAATAACAGAGGCATTTAAAAATAATGGACGACTTATATACATAGGCGCAGGAACTAGTGGAAGACTTGGGGTTTTAGATGCTGTAGAGTGTTTTCCTACTTATGGAGTTTCAGAAGACATGATTCAAGGAATTATGGCTGGTGGAAAAGATGCTATGTTTAAAGCAAAAGAAGGTATAGAAGATGAAAAGGTACAAGGTCAAAATGATTTAGAAAAAATAAAGTTTTCATCTAAGGATATACTTGTTGGAATAGCTGCTAGCGGAAGAACACCATATGTAATTGGTGCAATGGAACTGGCAAAACAAATTGGGGCTTTCGTGATATCGATTACAAGTAATTCTGGTTCTGAAATGTCAAAAATAGCTCATATAGCTATAGAAGTAGTGACAGGAGCAGAAGTTATAACAGGATCTACAAGAATGAAAGCAGGAAGTGCACAAAAAATGGTCCTTAATATGTTATCTACAGTTTCAATGATAAAGATAGGTAAGGTTTATGGAAATCTTATGGTGGATTTAAAACCTACAAATCTAAAATTATTAGAAAGAGCTAAAAGAATAGTAAGCTTAGCTACAAATATTTCTAAAGATGAAGCAGAAAAGTATTTAAATGAAACTGATTATGATGTTAAATTATCTATCTTCATGATTGAGAGTGGTTTAGATAAAGAGTCAGCAAAGAATTTATTAGAAAAAAATGAGGGGTATATTTCAAAAGCATTGCAAAATGTTTAG
- a CDS encoding SDR family oxidoreductase — MDKILITGGKGFFASRFNEYYKDKYDIISLSKEELNITHEKEVISKVKEVNPKFIVHTAAIADTQVCEKNPEYSFEINVTGSKNIAKASDLVKANLIHISSEQVYNGNLEEGPYNEDTIPIPDTVYGKQKLLAEQEVSKITENVWILRFNWLFGFPEKCGKVNANIIWNVTRALLKDENMRVPSNEYRGMTYVYDLLENFYKIFEIPFGIYNTGSENNLSTYNVAKIILEEMNLSHKINEILIRDEERFKERKRDLRISNLKLENNGIVFLETEEAIRKCVKDFGFEI; from the coding sequence ATGGATAAGATTTTAATTACTGGAGGTAAAGGTTTCTTTGCATCCAGATTTAATGAATATTATAAAGATAAGTATGATATTATTTCATTATCAAAGGAAGAACTTAATATAACTCATGAAAAAGAAGTCATATCAAAAGTTAAAGAAGTTAACCCAAAGTTTATAGTTCATACTGCAGCTATTGCAGATACACAAGTCTGTGAAAAGAATCCTGAGTATTCTTTTGAAATAAATGTAACAGGAAGTAAAAACATTGCAAAAGCTTCAGATTTGGTAAAAGCGAATCTAATTCATATAAGTTCAGAACAAGTTTACAATGGAAATTTAGAAGAAGGTCCATATAACGAAGATACCATTCCAATTCCAGATACAGTGTATGGCAAGCAAAAGCTTCTTGCAGAACAAGAAGTCAGTAAAATCACAGAAAATGTATGGATTTTAAGATTTAATTGGTTATTTGGTTTTCCAGAAAAGTGTGGTAAAGTAAATGCTAATATTATATGGAATGTTACTCGTGCACTTTTAAAAGACGAAAATATGAGAGTTCCATCAAATGAGTATAGAGGAATGACTTATGTATATGATTTACTTGAAAACTTCTATAAAATATTTGAAATACCCTTTGGAATTTACAATACTGGCAGTGAAAATAATTTAAGCACTTATAATGTAGCAAAAATTATTTTAGAAGAGATGAATTTATCACATAAAATTAACGAGATATTAATAAGGGATGAAGAACGGTTTAAAGAAAGAAAAAGAGATTTAAGAATATCAAACTTAAAATTAGAAAATAATGGAATTGTTTTTTTAGAAACTGAAGAAGCTATTAGAAAATGTGTTAAAGATTTTGGATTTGAAATTTAA
- a CDS encoding AEC family transporter — protein MELSISLMKQIAAMFLMIIVGYILIRKKICNISDSKILSTLVLFVSGPCAIINAFTIELTADKVKGFVLAVFAAIIVHIVYIFISYILEKIFKFNTIEKASVIYSNCGNLIIPLVQLVLGQEMVFYASAYLIVQTILIWTHCKFIISEDRNFDIKKILFNINILAIFVGIIIFIGQVNLPIPVQSAMNSMGNLMGPLSMFVIGMLLANMNLKEVCMQKRAYMISFFRLIFLPGIVLLIFIFSGMTRLIKGADEIMLISFLAACAPSASSVTQFAQIYDNNPGMASVINALSVILCIITMPFMIMMYNLMV, from the coding sequence ATGGAACTTAGTATCAGTTTAATGAAGCAAATTGCTGCAATGTTTTTAATGATAATTGTTGGATACATATTGATTAGAAAGAAAATATGTAATATTTCAGATAGCAAGATATTATCAACATTGGTCTTATTTGTTTCTGGACCATGTGCAATAATTAATGCTTTTACCATAGAATTAACAGCTGACAAAGTGAAAGGATTTGTATTGGCAGTATTTGCTGCTATTATTGTTCATATTGTTTACATATTTATAAGTTATATACTTGAAAAAATATTCAAGTTTAATACAATTGAAAAAGCATCTGTGATTTATTCTAATTGTGGAAATCTTATCATTCCATTAGTTCAGCTGGTTTTAGGACAAGAAATGGTTTTTTATGCAAGTGCATATCTTATAGTACAGACAATTTTAATATGGACACATTGTAAGTTCATAATTAGTGAAGATCGTAACTTTGATATTAAAAAGATTCTTTTTAATATCAATATATTAGCTATATTTGTAGGAATCATTATTTTTATAGGTCAGGTTAATTTACCAATACCAGTTCAAAGTGCAATGAACAGTATGGGAAATTTGATGGGACCATTATCAATGTTTGTTATAGGAATGCTCCTTGCAAATATGAATTTAAAGGAAGTTTGTATGCAGAAAAGGGCATATATGATTTCGTTTTTCAGGCTGATTTTTTTACCAGGTATAGTATTATTAATTTTTATATTTAGTGGAATGACACGTCTTATTAAAGGGGCTGATGAAATTATGCTTATTTCTTTTCTTGCCGCATGTGCACCAAGTGCTTCAAGCGTAACGCAGTTTGCACAGATTTATGATAATAATCCAGGAATGGCAAGTGTAATTAATGCATTATCTGTTATCTTGTGTATTATAACAATGCCATTTATGATAATGATGTATAATCTGATGGTTTAA
- a CDS encoding GNAT family N-acetyltransferase translates to MNISELSLKYQIRKLDDKDIDLIYTLSIGNPKFYKYCPPYVTKESIHEDMNMLPPNKSKEDKFYIGFFDNHILVAVMDLIINFPDNKTAFIGLFMMEQEYQGKGIGSNIIEECATYLKALGFKYIRLAYANGNSQSEAFWLKNSFYKTGDEFEKEGYTAVLMQREL, encoded by the coding sequence ATGAATATAAGTGAACTTTCTTTAAAATACCAAATTAGAAAATTAGATGATAAAGATATAGATTTAATATATACTTTATCCATAGGAAATCCAAAGTTTTATAAATATTGTCCACCGTATGTGACAAAAGAGAGTATTCATGAAGATATGAATATGTTACCACCTAATAAAAGTAAAGAAGATAAATTTTATATAGGATTTTTTGATAATCATATATTGGTGGCTGTTATGGATTTAATAATTAATTTTCCAGACAATAAGACTGCTTTTATTGGATTATTTATGATGGAGCAAGAGTATCAAGGAAAGGGAATTGGTTCTAACATCATTGAGGAATGTGCTACATATCTAAAAGCACTAGGATTTAAATATATTCGCTTGGCTTATGCAAATGGAAATTCTCAAAGTGAAGCATTCTGGCTGAAAAATTCTTTTTATAAAACTGGAGATGAATTTGAAAAAGAAGGATACACAGCTGTTTTAATGCAAAGAGAGTTGTAA
- a CDS encoding N-acetyltransferase codes for MIKEFKINDLDEVMKIWIETNIEAHNFVPKEYWINNFQVVKEMLPLAEVYIYKEENIIKGFIGVIDKSYIAGLFVKKEYQREGIGSNLLNYCKIKYEHIKLYVFVRNKKAVNFYCKNNFRILEKKVNEETKEFEYTMVLDR; via the coding sequence ATGATAAAAGAATTTAAGATAAATGATTTAGATGAAGTAATGAAAATATGGATTGAAACTAATATAGAAGCTCACAATTTTGTACCTAAAGAATATTGGATTAATAATTTTCAGGTAGTTAAAGAAATGCTTCCATTAGCTGAAGTTTATATATATAAGGAAGAAAATATAATAAAGGGATTTATAGGAGTTATAGATAAAAGTTATATTGCAGGACTTTTTGTGAAAAAGGAATATCAGAGAGAGGGAATAGGCTCTAATCTATTAAATTATTGTAAGATAAAGTATGAACATATTAAATTATATGTTTTTGTGAGAAATAAAAAAGCAGTGAATTTCTATTGTAAAAATAATTTTAGAATTTTAGAGAAAAAGGTTAATGAAGAAACAAAAGAATTTGAATATACTATGGTATTAGATAGATGA
- a CDS encoding MerR family transcriptional regulator — protein sequence MFKIGEFSNLSGLSINTLHHYNEIGILKPEKVDDFTGYRYYSAMQLANVNKILALKDAGFSLSEIASILQSTPSIDSIISMLEDKAEILEQALENELKRLNRLRTNIFLIKNGGVPIMNEITVKRVEAVLIASIRNIINKCDFEECDKMWTSINSFIDKSETKRTIPCMILFHNSTWNYETSESWDIEVAEPVTKRVDDNKIFKVYELPAVDKMACVVHQGSFNTIGETYKAIYNWIEKNNYKIDGPVREIYHKGEWETNNPEEYVTEIQFPLS from the coding sequence ATGTTTAAGATAGGTGAATTTTCAAATTTAAGTGGATTATCAATTAATACACTACATCATTATAATGAAATAGGTATTCTAAAACCTGAAAAAGTTGATGATTTTACAGGATACCGATATTATAGTGCAATGCAACTTGCTAATGTAAATAAAATTTTAGCTTTAAAAGATGCAGGATTTTCACTTAGTGAAATAGCATCAATTCTACAAAGTACTCCTTCAATTGATTCTATAATTTCAATGCTTGAAGATAAAGCTGAAATACTTGAACAGGCATTAGAAAATGAATTAAAAAGGCTCAACCGTCTTAGAACAAATATTTTTCTAATTAAAAACGGAGGTGTGCCAATTATGAATGAGATAACTGTAAAAAGAGTTGAAGCAGTGCTTATTGCATCAATAAGAAATATAATTAATAAATGTGATTTTGAAGAATGTGATAAAATGTGGACAAGTATTAATAGTTTTATAGATAAATCAGAAACTAAACGTACAATTCCTTGTATGATATTGTTTCATAATTCAACATGGAACTACGAAACATCAGAATCATGGGATATTGAAGTAGCTGAACCTGTAACTAAACGTGTTGATGATAATAAAATTTTTAAAGTTTATGAGTTACCTGCTGTAGATAAAATGGCTTGCGTTGTTCACCAAGGTTCATTTAATACAATAGGAGAAACTTATAAAGCCATATATAACTGGATTGAGAAAAATAATTATAAGATAGATGGACCAGTTCGTGAAATATACCATAAGGGTGAATGGGAAACAAATAATCCAGAAGAATATGTTACTGAAATTCAGTTTCCTTTATCATAA
- a CDS encoding DUF6064 family protein — protein MNSQIFWNVIANYNKHTVTIQIILMFFLGLSLLLSYYGKIKWIAKLALGIANIYISIVFFCIYGIEPVQKLFALPLYFICGAIFLYECIRNTDDKLQRPNPWQILLLLLYAIYPGISILLGNYYPKMVTYIMPCPIISLSIAVYSGYSRKNKFLLFLLTIWGLTGIKSVIFNVYEDIILLICGVYGVVVITREIRKTKLK, from the coding sequence ATGAATTCACAAATATTTTGGAATGTTATAGCTAATTATAATAAACACACTGTAACTATTCAAATTATACTAATGTTTTTTTTAGGTTTATCATTATTATTATCATATTATGGGAAAATTAAATGGATTGCAAAATTGGCATTAGGTATTGCTAATATCTATATAAGTATTGTATTTTTTTGTATATATGGAATTGAACCAGTTCAAAAGCTATTTGCTTTGCCATTATATTTTATTTGCGGAGCAATATTTCTATATGAATGCATACGTAATACAGATGATAAGCTTCAAAGACCTAATCCTTGGCAAATTCTATTATTGTTATTATATGCAATATATCCTGGCATTTCAATTTTATTAGGAAATTATTATCCAAAGATGGTTACTTATATAATGCCTTGTCCTATTATAAGTCTTAGTATAGCAGTGTATTCAGGTTATAGTAGAAAAAATAAATTCTTACTTTTTCTACTAACTATATGGGGGCTAACAGGAATTAAGTCAGTAATATTTAATGTTTATGAAGATATTATACTGTTAATATGTGGTGTTTATGGTGTAGTTGTTATTACGAGAGAAATTAGAAAAACTAAGCTAAAATAA
- a CDS encoding PTS sugar transporter subunit IIB — protein MKVLMVCSGGMSSAIVVEAIKKEAEKENFKLEIKAVGTSEFYDEIKQNEYDLALVAPQVRHRLKDFKEQGEEFKLQVETIEPIGYTPLGGARVLKQIKKYCK, from the coding sequence ATGAAAGTATTAATGGTATGTTCAGGTGGAATGTCAAGTGCAATAGTAGTTGAGGCGATTAAAAAAGAAGCAGAGAAAGAAAATTTTAAATTGGAGATTAAAGCAGTTGGTACAAGTGAATTTTATGATGAAATAAAGCAAAATGAATACGATTTAGCATTGGTAGCCCCACAAGTAAGACATAGACTAAAGGATTTTAAAGAACAAGGGGAAGAATTTAAATTACAAGTAGAGACTATCGAACCTATAGGCTATACACCATTAGGTGGGGCAAGAGTTCTTAAACAAATAAAGAAATATTGTAAATAG
- a CDS encoding DUF6892 domain-containing protein: MFKDKSGIFEDFGFKLVVINSLLEKETSFSNKLEEMNEKYVAVYEGDGFECIPEMVEFFENLNLTKEDLALVTELCFDGGEEIYFMIMPEYDGESDEFDVKSIGGFEKLPNLRQVEYIAMCSEELIDEFKEKGIEII; the protein is encoded by the coding sequence ATGTTTAAAGATAAAAGTGGTATATTTGAAGACTTTGGATTCAAACTAGTTGTAATTAATAGTCTATTGGAAAAAGAAACAAGTTTTTCAAACAAACTTGAAGAAATGAATGAAAAATATGTTGCTGTGTATGAAGGTGATGGTTTTGAGTGCATTCCAGAGATGGTTGAGTTTTTTGAAAATTTAAATCTTACAAAAGAAGATTTAGCACTTGTTACAGAGCTTTGTTTTGATGGTGGTGAAGAGATATACTTTATGATTATGCCAGAGTATGATGGTGAATCTGATGAATTTGATGTTAAAAGTATAGGGGGATTTGAAAAATTACCAAACTTAAGGCAAGTAGAATATATTGCAATGTGTTCAGAAGAATTGATTGATGAGTTTAAAGAAAAAGGCATTGAAATTATATAA
- a CDS encoding PTS sugar transporter subunit IIC, which produces MKTFFEWLEKYLLPPMTKLSEQRHLKAIRDGIVSTIPLIIVGSFFLVIAIPPSETLKALVKPYVTQIMFPYRLSMGIMALYASFGIAYNLAKSYKLDPLSGGSLGLAAFLLTNVPLNIDPQGWVLPLSNLGGSGMFVSILMAIFAVEIYRFCKEKNLTIKMPKEVPTSVANSFAALIPATLIIIPIWIIRDLLNFDIQEFILNIFKPLVTAGNSLPGIVVPILLITLLWGCGIHGDSVVGTVARPIWLAMLDANVAAQAAGQPVPNIAPEPFFQWFVWIGGSGATIGLVLLMLVSKSRYLKDIGKACLIPGICNINEPVIFGAPIMLNPLLIIPFILGPVVCGIISYFAMVLNLVAKPVVLAPWTLPAPIGAYLATGGDWRAIILVLINIAIVTVIYFPFFKAYEKKLIKEGMENNN; this is translated from the coding sequence ATGAAAACTTTTTTTGAATGGTTAGAAAAATATTTATTACCACCGATGACAAAGTTATCGGAACAAAGACATTTAAAAGCTATTAGGGATGGTATCGTATCTACTATACCATTAATAATTGTAGGTAGTTTCTTTCTAGTTATTGCTATTCCACCATCTGAAACGTTAAAAGCACTTGTAAAGCCATATGTAACTCAAATAATGTTTCCATATCGTTTAAGTATGGGAATAATGGCTTTATATGCATCATTTGGTATTGCATATAATTTAGCTAAATCTTACAAGCTAGATCCTTTATCTGGTGGTAGTTTAGGTTTAGCAGCTTTTTTACTTACTAATGTTCCATTAAATATCGATCCTCAAGGATGGGTTTTACCTTTATCTAACTTAGGTGGATCTGGTATGTTTGTTTCAATTTTAATGGCAATCTTTGCAGTTGAAATCTATAGATTTTGCAAAGAAAAAAATCTTACAATAAAGATGCCTAAGGAAGTTCCAACATCAGTTGCAAATTCATTTGCTGCATTAATACCTGCAACTTTAATAATTATACCAATATGGATTATAAGAGATTTATTAAATTTTGATATTCAGGAATTTATTCTTAATATATTTAAACCATTAGTTACAGCAGGAAATTCACTTCCAGGAATAGTTGTTCCAATTCTTCTTATTACACTTTTATGGGGTTGTGGTATTCATGGAGATTCTGTTGTTGGAACTGTAGCTAGACCTATATGGTTAGCTATGCTTGATGCAAATGTTGCAGCACAAGCAGCTGGACAACCTGTTCCTAATATTGCACCAGAACCATTTTTCCAATGGTTTGTATGGATTGGAGGATCAGGAGCAACTATAGGTTTGGTACTATTAATGCTTGTTTCTAAATCTAGATATCTAAAAGATATTGGGAAGGCTTGTTTAATACCTGGAATATGTAACATAAATGAGCCCGTAATTTTTGGTGCACCTATTATGTTAAATCCATTATTAATTATTCCATTTATCTTAGGTCCTGTTGTTTGTGGAATTATTTCATATTTTGCAATGGTTCTTAATTTAGTTGCAAAACCAGTAGTACTAGCACCATGGACATTGCCAGCACCAATTGGTGCATATCTTGCAACTGGAGGAGATTGGAGAGCTATAATTTTAGTACTAATTAATATTGCAATTGTAACAGTAATATACTTCCCATTCTTTAAAGCTTATGAAAAGAAATTAATTAAAGAAGGTATGGAAAACAATAATTAA